The segment CGCCGGTCGTCGGGCGGGACCGCGGCCTTGGTGGCAGGCCTGCCCCTGGAAGGCCGTGAGGACGGTGTGTCTCCTCGGTGGCCGACCGTGAGCATCAGAGTAACCAAATGAGCACGTCCGCGCTCTACCGGGCTCCCAAGTGTGATGCGATCGGGTGAATCGAGCCGAAAAAGCGCCCCACCGGGCCGGTGGGGCGCTCTTGTCAGGACTGCGGGAACCGCTTTTCCGCCGCTTGGGACCGGTTCCTACCAGTTGGCCTGGGCGTAGTCCTTCAGGAAGCAGCCGTAGAGGTCCACGCCGTCCTCGCCGCGCACGATCGGGTCGTAGACCCGGGCCGCGCCGTCGACCAGGTCGAGCGGGGCGTGGAAGCCGGCCTCGGCGAGGCGCAGCTTGTCGAAGTGCGGACGCTCGTCGGTGATCCAGCCGGTGTCGACCGAGGTCATGAGGATGCCGTCGGTCTTGAACATCTCCTCGCCGCTGGTCCGGGTCACCATGTTCATCGCCGCCTTGGCCGCGTTGGTGTTCGGGTGCCCCGCGCCCTTGTAGCCACGGCTGAAGACGCCTTCCATCGCGGAGACGTTCACGACGTAGGAGCGGCCGCTGGCCGCCTTCTTCGCCGCCTCGGCCATCACCGGACGCAGCTTGCTGATGAGGATGAACGGCGCCGTGTAGTTGCACAGCTGGGTCTCGAGAAGCTCCACCGGGGAGATCTGCTCGATGCTCTGCACCCAGGTGTTGGAGTCGACGACGTCCGGCACCAGGCCGCCCGCGTCGATGGCGGTGCCGTCGAGGTGCTTGGCGATGGTGGCGTTGCCGGCGACGAGCGCGAGGTCGGCGACCTGCTGGGCCTCCAGGTCGCGCACGCCGACGGGAAGCTCGGAGGATCCGACGAGCTCCCCGACCGCGCCGGAGTTGAAGGCGCCGATCACGTGGTGGGCGGGCAGCTCGCCTGCCGGAAGCGCGGCGCTCTCGCCCTCGACCAGGGCGGCGTACGCGGACGGCAGGCGGCGCACGGTCTGCGTCGCGTTGTTGATGAGGATGTCCAGCGGCCCGGCCTCGGTCATCTGGTCGGCGAGGGCCACGGCCTGCGCCGGGTCGCGCAGGTCGATGCCGACGACCTCGAGCCGGTGCATCCAGTCCGCGGAGTCGTCCATCGCCTTGAAGCGGCGGATGGCGTCCTTGGGGAAGCGGGTGGTGATGGTGGTGTGGGCGCCGTCGCGCAGCAGTCGCAGCGCGATGTACATGCCGATCTTCGCCCGGCCGCCGGTGAGCAGGGCGCGCTTGCCGGTGAGGTCGGCGCGGGCCTCGCGCTTGGCCCGGTTCTCGGCCGCGCACTTCTGGCAGAGCTGGTGGTAGAAGTAGTCGACCTCGACGAACCGCGTCTTGCAGACGTAGCAGGAACGCGGACGCTGGAGTATCCCCGCGATCCGGCCTTCCTCGGTGACGGAGGAGGGCAGGATGCCCTCGGTCTCGTCGTCGATGCGCTGCGCGGAGCCGGTGGCCGTGGCCTCCGTGACCGCCTTGTCGTTGGCGGTCTTGGACGCCCGGCGCTCCTGGCGGCGGCGCTGCTTCACGGTCCGGTAGATCCCGGCCGTGGCACGCCGGACGAGGATCGCGTCCGGGTGGTCGACGTCCAGCTTGTCGAGCTCGTCGAGGACGCCGAGGCAGACGGCCAGGCGATCGGGGTCGATACCCGGCCCGTAGTCCTGGTTTTCTTCGGTCACCGTCATGGCCTTCGGGTTCCTCGTTCGCTCGTCGTCGCCGTTCGTGGGCCGTCACCGTCCGCGGGCTTGGGAGACGGCAACCTCAGCAACTTTACGGAGCGGGGGGCCGCGCCTCCAAACCCGTTCGGGGGGCGTGGTCGAAGACACAGTCCCCGCACAGTCCCGCGCCGGGGCAGCGGTAGTAGAGACAGCAGCTGGCGCGGCGCAGCCGGGGGCCGCGGACCGTACCGGCGAGGTCGGGGTGGTCGAGGAGTCCGGAGACCAGGGCGGCGGCCCGTTCGGCCACCTCCGGGCGGCCGTGGGCGCGCGCCCAGCGGGTCAGCTCGCGCAGCGCGCCGGCGAGGGCGGAGCCCGCGTTGCCCCAGAGCAGGCGCGGGGAGATGTTCCCGTCGCGGCGCAGGGCCGCGTGGAGCGGCACGAGGTGGGCCTCCTGGACGGCCGCGCGGATCTCGTCGACGGTCGCGAGTCGGGTCTCGGAGCCGGCCCACCACAGGTCGTCGGGGGAGGTGAGTGCCCCGTCCCAGTACAGCTCGGCGGGGTCGAGGGCGGGGAAGCGGCCGTGCAGGGCGGCGGGCCCGATCGCGGTCGACCAGAGCCGGGCCGCGAGTCCGAGGTGGGCGACGGAGGCCCCGACGCGCCGCTCGGGGGCGCCGAGCCGGGCGGCGACCCGGTCCACGCGCGCGTGGAGGGGGCCGTCGTCGCCCGCGTACAGGCGGGCGAGCGGACGGTGTGCCCCGCCGGTCTCCGGCGCGGTGGTGCGCAGGGCGAAGAACCCGCCCACCGATCCGCTCTCCACGAGATCCACCCGAGCTCCCCCTCGATCCGGTACCGGTCGCGTGCCGAGGTCTTCCGGGCACGAGTTCCGACCACCGTATCCGCTGTGCGCGGCTCCTCGGAACGGCTCGAAAACGTCGCTTTGTACCCGTTCTGACCTGCACGGGTGTACATCTACAGGCGTACGTGGGGCCCACGTACTGCGAGGGGTGTACCCGCGAAGACGTCCCCTGGTACGACGACGCGATCGGCCGGGAAGAGAGATCGTGGAAGGTATGAGTCCCCTCCTGCTGTCCGTCCTCCTGGCCCTGGTCTCGGCGGTCGCCTACGCGGCCGCGGCGATCGTGCAGGAACGGGTCGCGGCCTCCGCCACCGGTCCGCGCTACGCGCCGCTGCGCAGCCCCGCCTGGTGGGGGTCCGTCCTGCTCAACGGCGTCGGCGCGACCCTGCACGTCGCGGCCCTCGCGTACGGGCCGCTCAGCCTGGTCCAGCCGCTGGGTGCCCTCACGATCGTGTTCGCGCTGCCCATGGCGGCCCTCTTCGTCGGCCGCAGGGCCGGATCGCGGGCCTGGCGCGGCGCCCTGATGGCCACGGTGGGCCTGGCCGGGCTGCTCAGCCTCACGACCGGCGCCGAGGCGCGGTCCCTGGCCGACGGCGACCGCTGGCTGCTCGCGGGCTGCACGTTCGGCGTGGTGGCCGCGCTGTTCACGGCCGCGCACGTGGTGGGCAGGTCCGTGCTGCGCAGCGTCGTCCTGGCCGCCGCGGCGGGCGTCTCCTTCGGCATCGCCTCGGTCTTCACCAAGGCGGTGGCCGAGGAGTGGACGCCCGGCGCGCCGCTCGCCGAGTGGACCGGGCTGCTGGTGCTCTCGGCCCTCGCCGTGACCGGGCTGCTCCTCTCCCAGGCCTCCTACCGGGGCGCGGGACTCGCCGCGCCGCTGGCCACCGTCACGGTGATCAACCCGGTGGTCGCCGCCGCCGTGGGCCTGACCCTGTTCGGCGAGAGCTTCCGCTACGGCACGGCGGGCACCGTCGCCGCGCTGATCAGCGGCGCGGTGGCGGCGGGTGGCCTGGTCCAGCTCACGCTCGACCGAATGGCCGTCCCGGCCGGGTCGCCTTCGGCGTCAGATCCGGGGCGTGATCCGGTGTCCGGACCAGGAGCGGGGTCAGAGGGAGACCCCGCGCGCCCTGAGGTAGGCCAGGGGGTCGATGTCGGAGCCGTACCCGGGACCCGTCCGTACCTCGAAGTGGAGGTGCGGTCCCGAGCTGTTGCCGGTCGATCCTGAGCGGCCGATGCGCTGGCCGGCGGTGACCCGCTGGCCGTCGCGGACGGCGAGCGCGGAGAGATGGGCGTACTGGCTGTAGCGGCCGTCGTCGTGGCGGAGGACGATCTGGTAGCCGTACGCGCCGCCCCACCCGGCGGAGACGATCCGTCCCCCGGCCACGGCCTTGACGGAGGTGCCGGTGGGCACGGGGAAGTCGACGCCGGTGTGGTAGCCGCTGGACCAGGAGGAGCCGGGCTTGCCGTAGCGGGTGCCGATGTCCGCGGAGACGGGGGCGGCGTAGCGCTTCTCCTCCGCGGCGGGCGGCCGGGGCTTGGAGGCGGGCCGGGGAGCGGGCTTCGGCCGGGGCTTGGGCGTCTCCTTCGCGGCGGGCCTGGTCGTGGGCTTCGCCGCGGGTGTGCCGCTCGGCTTGGTGCTGGGCTTCGTCCTGGGCGTGGTCGTCGGACGCGACTCGGGCCGGGCGGACGGTTTCGACCCCGGCGTGGTCACGGGCTTGGTCACGGACGTGGCGACAGGCCGTGTCACGGGCTTCGCGGCCGCCTTCGTCGGCGGCTGCGCGACGGGCCGGGTGCGGGGCACGGCGGCCTGTGCTGAGGGTTTCGCCGGGGGCACCGTGGCCGAGGGGGCCTTCGTCGGGGCCGGCGGGGCCTTCGTCGGGGGCTTCTGCGGGGCGGCGATGCGCAGGGTCAGGCGCTGGCCGGGGTGGATGAGGTCGGGGTCGTCACCGACGACGGGGCGGTTCGTGTCGTACAGGCGCTTCCAGCCGCCCTGGACCCGTTCCTCGCGGGCGATCTTCGACAGGGAGTCGCCGGGCGTCACCGTGTACATCTCGCGGACGGTGGGGACGGCGGTCGGGCCGACGTTCCTGGCCGGCTGCTCGGGTAAGACGCGCTGCCCGGGCAGGGAGGCGGTCCTGGCCGCGTTACCGCCGCCGGACGCCTTCGTCGTCGCCTTGCCGCCGGGGGTGATGTCCGGCGCTTCCCCGCCCCGTGCGAGGCCCGCGCGGGGGCCGCAGCCGGGCCACGCGCCGGGCCCCTGGCCCTTCAGGACGCGCTCGGCGATCACGATCTGCTGGTCCTTGGAGGCGAGGTCGGCACGCGGTGCGTAGTGCCGGCCGCCGTAGGCCTCCCAGGTGGACTGGCTGAACTGCAGTCCGCCGAAGTAACCGTTGCCGGTGTTGATGTGCCAGTGGGAGGTCGACTCGCAGGCCGCGACCTTCTCCCAGACGTCGAGCGAGGCGGCTTGCACGGCCCCCGCGCCGATCAGCGGCAGCGCCATTCCGGCGCCTCCCGCGGTGACGGTGAGCGAGGCACGGTTGATCCGGCTCGGCTGGTGGCGGCGGTGACGTCCGCGTACGGCCATGGGCCCCCCTTGAACACAGCAGCAGCCGTCCAAGTTAGGGGTGGCGCACGCTCCGTGACAAGGGATACGCGAAAGCTCAAGGCCCGTCTGTCACCTTCCCGTTGACGTCGCGCGGCGGCCGGCGGGACCCGGCTGGGGCTGAGGCTCGGGTTCCGGTACGGGACCGCCGGGCCCCGGTGCCGGACTCGGATCGGGGTCCGGAGGCACGGGTACCGGGTTGGGCGGGGGTACGGGCGGCGGTGCGGGCACCGGCGGCGGAATGGGCGAGGGGGGCAGCGGATCGGGGTACGGGTGGGTCATCACGGACCTCTCGGTCGACGGGTTCGTCCCCCTCCAGGGTGGCCCGACGGGCCCTGCGGCGCCCGCCGGACCCCGTCGTTCGGGTCAGTCCCCGACGGCGCGGCCCGGACCGTGATCCGCCGGTCGCCGCGGGGCCTGGCACCCCCGCGGCGGACGGGCGGCGGTCACCACAGGCCGGGCGTGGCCTTCAGCTGGAGCTTCGCCGCGCGAACCACCTCGGACGGGGCGACCGGCGCCTCGTCCGGGTGGCGCTCGGCCCACTTCGCGGCGTACGGACAGAGCGGCACGACGGGTACGCCCGCACCGGCGGCGATCGCGTAGAACTCGCGCACGAGCGCTCCGGCGATGCCCTTCCCCTCATGGCCGTCCTCGACGACGGTATGCACCGCGACCAGCGCGTGCGGCTCGGCGTCCAGGACGAAGTAGACGATCACACCGACGTAGGTGTCGCCCTCGAACGCCTCAAGGCGTCCGTTCGCCCGGTCGTCACGCGTCTTCGGCTCGGCCATGCGGCGGCACTCCCTCGGCTCGGACCGGTCAGCCCCGCACCGGCGCGGGTACGGACTCGGGCACGGCGTGCGGGGCGCGCACCGTGTCGCTCCCGGGAACCGGCGCGGACGCGTCGGTCCCCAGCTCCACGATGCGGTTGCCGCCGTCGACGTGCACGACGCGCGGGACGAACGTCCGGGCCTCCGCGTCCTCGACCTGCGCGTAGCTGATGAGGATCACCAGATCGCCGGGGTGCACCAGATGGGCGGCGGCGCCGTTGATCCCGATGACACCGGAGCCGCGCTCGCCCTCGATGACATAGGTCTCCAGGCGGGCCCCGTTGTCGATGTCGACGATGTGCACGAGTTCGCCGGGCAGCAGGTCGGCCGCCTCCATCAGATCGGCGTCGACGGTGACCGAACCGACGTAGTGCAGGTCCGCCTGGGTGACGGTCGCCCGGTGGATCTTGGACTTGAACATGGTGCGAAGCATGCGGAAACTCCAGATATGTCTGCTCCCTGCCCGCATTCTGCAGGTCAAGGGCGGTGCGCGGAGCCTACAACGGTTCGCTTGTTCGGTCAGCTCTCCCCAGGTTCTCCAGGACGAATGCTGACCCCCCTGCCGACTTCCTTGATGCACCGCGAGCATGGTGCGCGCACATCGGTGGCGACCTCTCCGGCTCGGCGCCCCGGGCCTGGCGGTCGACGCGGCCGTGATCAGAAGGGCGATCACCGTGCCGGCACGGTACGAGGACGAGGACGAGGCGATGGATCCACTGGCGGTCAGGAGATCGCGTCTGGCCCACGCGCTCTTGGTCTGCTCCTCTGCTTGCCGTGGCATCGGATGATCGTGTGCCTCGTACGGGTCGGAAGGAGTGCGGGCCCGACCGGGCGGGTCAGGACCGACCTCGCCGTGGCCACGGACCGTTCCGGGGTGGGCGACCGGCCGGGCACGCACGGGACGGGACGCCGTGCGACCGTGCTGCCCCGTTCCGGGTGTTCACTTGGTCAGCCAGGCGAACGGGACGCCCACAAGGTGGTACTGGAGCAACATGCTCGCCATGGTGACCGCGGCCGCCGCGGTGACGGTGAACAGGATGCGGCCGGTGAGGTTCCACCAACTGCGGAGCCAGGCCGCGATCGCCCCCGCCACCACGCCCAGCGCCAACGGCACGAGTGCCGTACCCAGCGTCGTCACGGTGGACAGCAGGGGCGATCCCAACGGCACCATTTCCATCATCGCGTTGCTGTCCGAGACGACGACGGCGAGTGCGGCGGTGAACGCGATCACGCTCAGCCCGGTCACCGAGGCCGTAGCGCGTGCGGCGCGCGCTGCGGGAGGATGCGGGGTCCGGCCCCGGAGACGCCGTACCAGGGCGGTTGTGGGAAAGGCGATCGCGGCGAGTACCAGCATGCCCGTACTGATGCCGAGCAATCCCCGGTGCAGAGCCGGAGACTGACGCCATGCCAGCTTCTCGTAGGCGGTCGAAGGCACCGCCGACGAGACGAGCACGCCGCCCTTGGCGAAGGCGAGCGTCGCGCGGCTTCCGCCGCGCTCTTGGAACAGGCCGTCGCCGAGCGCGAGCCAGCTCTGTTCGGGCTGGGCGGGGTCGAGGGAGAGCCCGGTGGTGTGCAGGCCGTTCTTGCCGTCCTTCCGGACAGTGACACGCGCGACCAGGCCCTCCACGGCCATGAGGCTGGTGCGGCTGACCCGGGCCGGGCGGTAGGAGCCGATGTAGGAGTCGAGGGACGGATCCGTCGCGGCGTCCGGGACGTCGGATGCGGGTTCGTCCGGGACGAGGGCGTCCACGATCCGGTTGATCAGGTCCTTGCCGTCCCAGGAGGCACGTCCGTCCGTGCCGTCGCCGTTGAAGACGACGAACACGCCCACGTCGTGGCCGGGGACGAGCAGCAGGTTGGAGTGGAAGCCGGGGATGTCGCCGTCCTTGAACCAGCCGGTGCGCCCACCGCGTCGCCACTCCTCGAATCCGTAGCCCAGGCCGGGCATGCGGGGATCCTGCCGGTAGTGCACCCGCTGCATGAGGCGGTTCGCCGCTGTGTCGTCGGTGAGCTGCCCGGTCATCCAGCGGCCCATGTCGGCGGCGGTGCTGACCGCCCCGGGCCCGGTCGGGCTCCACGCGCCGTACTGGCCCTCGTCCTGCGTCCAGCCGGACGTACCGCCGGGTCGGTAGCCGCGGGCGAGGCCGGCGGCGATCGGGGCCGGCTGCGGCTGGGCGAAAGTGGAACCAGCCATGCCCAGGGGCTTCAGAATGTGCTCGGCGACATAGTCGGGGAAGGACCGGCCGGAGACATCTGCGACGAGCTGGCCCGCGATCGCGTAGCCGTAGTTGTCGTAGGCGGCGATCGTGCCCGGAGCACGGACCCGGGGCGGGCGGCGCGTCACGAGGCTTTCGGCGAGCGGTTCGACGTCGTTCGCTCCGATTCTGTTGCGGCCCACGAGGTCGCTGTCGAACCCCGCGGTATGCGTGAGGAGCTGGTCCAGTGTGACGGGGCGTCCGGGGTACGTGTCGGGGACGGTGAGCCCACGGAGGTGGTCGTTGACGTCCGCCTTCGGGTCGACCTCCCCCTCGGCGACGAGCTGGGAGGCGGCCTGTGCCGTGAACAGCTTGGCGAGTGAGCCGAGGAAGAAGCCGGTGTGCTGCGGGTCGACCGGCGTCCGGGAGCGGACGTCGGCGACGCCGTAGCCCTTGGCCAGGACGGTCCGGCCGCCGGCCACGACGGTGACGGCTGCGCCGGGGATGCGGTCGTCCTCCAGGTAGTCGGCGACGGCGGAGTCGACGAGGGAGTCGAGGCGGGGCGGAGCGGCAGCGTGAGCGGGGACCGCGACGGAGAGCAGCGCGGCGCAGGTGATCGTGATCGTGGCGGCCATCGTGGTGAGGGTCCGTGTCGACGTCGTACGCATGCGTCGACGATCTCGTCCGGGGACCGGTCGGCGGCAGTGTGAGGCGCATCGACCGATGTGTATTTCACATGGGTGGGGTGGGTAGGGCGCACGAGTGGCATCTAACGTGACCTCATGAACGGGTGGGGCTGGGCATTTCGGCGCGGGCGGAGAATCGGGGCCGGAGGCAGCAGGCCGGGAATCCTGGAGACCGAGGGCCCGCCGGGCGAGCCGGCCGGTGGCCCGGCCCGGGAGGACCACGCCTCGGGATCCGGCCCTTTCACCGATGCAGATACCGACGCCGGTCCGACGCCGGCGGTCGTATCGGTGATCCTCGTCGTCGTCATTCTCGGCTTCTCCTTCGAGCCCGGTGTCGTCCTGCCACGCCCGGCCGCCGTACCGATGCTGCTGCTCCAGTTGGCCACCTGTCTGCCTTCGACGCGGCGGCTGCGCGGGGCCTGGACCCTCGCCGCGCAGATCCTTCTCACGTCCTGGTCCGGGCTGCCCGGATTCCTCGGCGCCTCAGTGCTGCTGGTCGTCGAACGGCCCGCCCGATGGGCTCTGTTCACGGTCGTCGTGCTGGCGGCGGGGCCGCTCGCACCCGGCGACGGCAGTATCCATTCCGTCCTCAACGGCATCGGCAACGCCCTCGCCCACGGATTGATCATCTATGCGCTGACCCGGCTCACCGAGCTCTACACCGAACTCCACGTCACCCGTGGTGCACTGGCGGAGGCCCTGGTCACAGCCGAGCGGGAGCGCGCCGGCCGCACCCTGGACGCGGTGCTGGGAACGGCCCTGACGGAGATCACCCGGCTGGCCGGGCAGGGTACGCGGGCGGCGCGGGAACTCGTGACGGTCGCGCGGGCGGCGACGGAGCGCGTGCGCACCGCTCCGCCGGCGCAGTCGGCCGACGTGGCCGACATCCCTCAAGGTGCCCTTGCACCCCGGCTCGTGTGGCCCATCGTGGTCGCCACCCACGTCGAGTACCTGGTCGTGGGCACTGCGTTCCTGCTCGGTACCGGGGTGCCGGGCGGGCGGGTCGTCGTGTACGCGGCCGCATTGGGGGTTGTGGTCGGACTGCAGGCGTACCACTCCCTCCCGCGTCCGCCGGGTGTGCGTCCCTCGTACGTCGCGTGGACACTGGGCGTGCAGCTCACCCTCGCCCTGGGCATGCTGGCCGCTCCGGACGGGCCGTACCCTCAGCTGGTGGGTTTCGCGGCCGCCTCGGTGCTGATCGTCCTCCCAGGGCGTACCGCCCGGCCGGCGGCCGGGGCGCTGATCGCACTGGCAGCGATCGCCATGCTGCTGCGGCCGGACGGGCCCGGGGCTCGTGGCACCGTTCTCCTCCTGCTGGACATCGGGGTGATCGCTTCCGTCTTCTACGGCCTTGCCCTGCTCACCGGCCTTGTCCACCAGGTGCGGGAGGCCCGCGGAGCACTGGCAGCGCTGGCCGTGGCGCGAGAGCGCCGGCGTATCGCCCGGGATGTCCACGACCTCCTGGGCTACGGGCTGTCGGCGATTGCCCTCAAAGGCGAGCTGGCGGTCCGCGACCCTGACCGGGAGCGGGCCGATCGGCATCTCGTCGATGCGGCGGCGCTGGCGGACCGGGCTCTGACGGACCTTCGGGCGATCCCGGGGGAAGACCCGGAGATCACTCTGGCCGAGGAAGTGGCCTCCGCTCGGAAGATACTGGCCGCCGCGGGCGTCGCCGTGCAGGTACGGGGCGAGGCGGACGAGGTGGACGGGGCGTCGGAGGCACTGTTCGCCACGGTGTTGCGGGAGGCTGTGACGAACGTGCTGCGGCACGCGGCGGGAGCTCGCCGGTGCGAGGTGGACCTCGGCCCGGGGCTGCTGCGGGTGGCGGACGACGGCCGTGCGGTTCCCCCGCCGCCACGAGGGGAAGGCGACCACGCGGGTACCGGCGGCAACGGGCTGAGGAATCTTCGTGAGCGCGCGGCCGCACTCGGCGGGATCCTGGAGGCCGGGCCCGCCCCGGACGGCCGCGGCTACGTCCTGACCGTCCGTCTGGAATCCGCTCCCGTCTCCATCCTCGTATGACGCCGTGTCACCCCAACCAGCCGTGCTCCCGGGCGATCCGCACCGCGTCGAGCCGGTTGCGGGCATCGAGCTTGGTGACGGCCGCACCAAGATAGTTTCGTACGGTGCCCTGCGAGAGGTGCAACTCGCGAGCGATCTCGTCGAGCTCGGCGCCAGTGGCGGCCCACCGCAGCACGTCGGTTTCGCGTGGGGTGAGCGGGCTCTCCTTGGCGGTGAGCGCTGCGGCGGCCAATCGCGGATCGATGACATGCTCCCCCGCGGCCACGCCGCGGATCGCGGCGGCGAGCTGAGCCGGCTGGGCGTCCTTGAGCATGAACCCGCCCACCCGGGCGGCGAGTGCCGACCTCAGGGCCTCGGGCCGGCCCAACGCAGTGAGGATCAGGATCCGGCAGTCGGGAAGCGCGGCCCCGAGGTCGCGGGCGGCGGAGAGTCCGTCGGCGCCGGGCATGTCCAGGTCGAGCACCGCAACAGTAGGGCGGTGGGCGAGGGCGGCGGGGACGACGGCATCCCCGCGGGCCACCTCGGCGACGACCTCCATGTCAGGCTCCAGACCCAGCAGGGCGGCCAGCGCCCCACGGATCATGTGCATGTCCTCGGCCAGCAAGATGCGGATCACAGTCCCTCCCGGAGGATCGTAACGGCCGGCGGCGGAGGGGCTCGGCCCACTTGAATTTCCGTGGTCGCCGCAACACCCGCTCCGAGGCGGGCATTGTCGATCATCAGCCATGCCCTCTCCAGGGGAGCGATCGCGCCGACACGGCACAGGTCAAGCCCGTACGCCGCCCCGGACCGGACCGAGGACCTAGCCGGAACGCCGCACGCGTACCTCGACGTCGGCGCGTCGGCCGTCTTTGCGCGAACGCGTTGTGAGGCAAGTGTCGCCGAACCCCGATCCAGAGATGCATAAAGGATTCATATAAAGTCGCTATGCTTCAGGCATGAGTCGCCGAGACGCCGCGCACGACGCTTCCGATGCCATCGGGTCAGCCCTCTACGGTCTGGCCACCAGGGCCGTGAGACGCCTTCCCCGCGACATGAGCCTGACGTCCGCCGCCACCTTGGCCACCCTGGACAAGACCGGCCCGCGACGGATCACCGATCTGGCGGTGGCAGAGGGCGTCACCCAGCCCGCGATGACCGTCCTGGTCCGGGTGATGGAGGAATCCGGGCTGGTCGAGCGGAAGGGCGATCCGTCCGACAAGCGGGTCACGCTGGTGTGCCTGACCGAGGCCGGCGCGTCGTACGTCCGGACGCGACGCCAGGCGGGCGTCGACGCGTACGCGCGGTTGATCGACGAACTCACAGGTGCCGAGGTCGAGGCCTTGGCAGCAGCCCTTCCGGCGCTGCTGCATCTGGCGGAGCTCGAAAGCCACGCCCGAGAGGGGTCGGACCGGTGACCGCGGCCCAGGCTCATGACCAGCCCATGAGCCCTGCCCCGATACGTTCCGAGGCACGTCTGCTGGTCCCCGCCCTGATGTTCATCGCCCTGGTCGTGGCGGCGGTCGCCAGCCTCGGGACGCCGCTCATCACCAGCGTGGCGACCACGTTCCACGTCTCCCTCGACAGCGCGCAGTGGACGCTGACCATCTCCCTGCTCAGCGGCGCCGTCGCCACACCCGTCCTCGGCCGGCTCGGAGCCGGTCCGCACCGGCGGGCCACGATTCTCGCCACGCTGGCGATCGTCGTCGTCGGCAGCGCGCTCACCGTGCTGCCGCTGCCGTTCGCCTGGCTGCTCGTGGGCAGAGCGGCCCAAGGCGTCGGACTCGGTCTCACGGCGCTGATGATGGGCGTGGCCCGCGACCATCTTCCCGAGGAGCGCAGCGCGGCCACGATCGCCCTGATCTCAGTGGTCTCCATCATCGGAGCCGGCGTCGGCTACCCGCTGGCCGCGCTGCTCGCCGAGTTCGGCGGGCTGCGGGCCGCCTACGGCCTCGGCCTGCTCGTCAC is part of the Streptomyces sp. NBC_00250 genome and harbors:
- a CDS encoding SDR family NAD(P)-dependent oxidoreductase, with protein sequence MTVTEENQDYGPGIDPDRLAVCLGVLDELDKLDVDHPDAILVRRATAGIYRTVKQRRRQERRASKTANDKAVTEATATGSAQRIDDETEGILPSSVTEEGRIAGILQRPRSCYVCKTRFVEVDYFYHQLCQKCAAENRAKREARADLTGKRALLTGGRAKIGMYIALRLLRDGAHTTITTRFPKDAIRRFKAMDDSADWMHRLEVVGIDLRDPAQAVALADQMTEAGPLDILINNATQTVRRLPSAYAALVEGESAALPAGELPAHHVIGAFNSGAVGELVGSSELPVGVRDLEAQQVADLALVAGNATIAKHLDGTAIDAGGLVPDVVDSNTWVQSIEQISPVELLETQLCNYTAPFILISKLRPVMAEAAKKAASGRSYVVNVSAMEGVFSRGYKGAGHPNTNAAKAAMNMVTRTSGEEMFKTDGILMTSVDTGWITDERPHFDKLRLAEAGFHAPLDLVDGAARVYDPIVRGEDGVDLYGCFLKDYAQANW
- a CDS encoding (2Fe-2S)-binding protein, with protein sequence MDLVESGSVGGFFALRTTAPETGGAHRPLARLYAGDDGPLHARVDRVAARLGAPERRVGASVAHLGLAARLWSTAIGPAALHGRFPALDPAELYWDGALTSPDDLWWAGSETRLATVDEIRAAVQEAHLVPLHAALRRDGNISPRLLWGNAGSALAGALRELTRWARAHGRPEVAERAAALVSGLLDHPDLAGTVRGPRLRRASCCLYYRCPGAGLCGDCVFDHAPRTGLEARPPAP
- a CDS encoding DMT family transporter, whose product is MSPLLLSVLLALVSAVAYAAAAIVQERVAASATGPRYAPLRSPAWWGSVLLNGVGATLHVAALAYGPLSLVQPLGALTIVFALPMAALFVGRRAGSRAWRGALMATVGLAGLLSLTTGAEARSLADGDRWLLAGCTFGVVAALFTAAHVVGRSVLRSVVLAAAAGVSFGIASVFTKAVAEEWTPGAPLAEWTGLLVLSALAVTGLLLSQASYRGAGLAAPLATVTVINPVVAAAVGLTLFGESFRYGTAGTVAALISGAVAAGGLVQLTLDRMAVPAGSPSASDPGRDPVSGPGAGSEGDPARPEVGQGVDVGAVPGTRPYLEVEVRSRAVAGRS
- a CDS encoding transglycosylase family protein, which encodes MAVRGRHRRHQPSRINRASLTVTAGGAGMALPLIGAGAVQAASLDVWEKVAACESTSHWHINTGNGYFGGLQFSQSTWEAYGGRHYAPRADLASKDQQIVIAERVLKGQGPGAWPGCGPRAGLARGGEAPDITPGGKATTKASGGGNAARTASLPGQRVLPEQPARNVGPTAVPTVREMYTVTPGDSLSKIAREERVQGGWKRLYDTNRPVVGDDPDLIHPGQRLTLRIAAPQKPPTKAPPAPTKAPSATVPPAKPSAQAAVPRTRPVAQPPTKAAAKPVTRPVATSVTKPVTTPGSKPSARPESRPTTTPRTKPSTKPSGTPAAKPTTRPAAKETPKPRPKPAPRPASKPRPPAAEEKRYAAPVSADIGTRYGKPGSSWSSGYHTGVDFPVPTGTSVKAVAGGRIVSAGWGGAYGYQIVLRHDDGRYSQYAHLSALAVRDGQRVTAGQRIGRSGSTGNSSGPHLHFEVRTGPGYGSDIDPLAYLRARGVSL
- a CDS encoding GNAT family N-acetyltransferase → MAEPKTRDDRANGRLEAFEGDTYVGVIVYFVLDAEPHALVAVHTVVEDGHEGKGIAGALVREFYAIAAGAGVPVVPLCPYAAKWAERHPDEAPVAPSEVVRAAKLQLKATPGLW
- the panD gene encoding aspartate 1-decarboxylase; the protein is MLRTMFKSKIHRATVTQADLHYVGSVTVDADLMEAADLLPGELVHIVDIDNGARLETYVIEGERGSGVIGINGAAAHLVHPGDLVILISYAQVEDAEARTFVPRVVHVDGGNRIVELGTDASAPVPGSDTVRAPHAVPESVPAPVRG
- a CDS encoding serine hydrolase domain-containing protein: MRTTSTRTLTTMAATITITCAALLSVAVPAHAAAPPRLDSLVDSAVADYLEDDRIPGAAVTVVAGGRTVLAKGYGVADVRSRTPVDPQHTGFFLGSLAKLFTAQAASQLVAEGEVDPKADVNDHLRGLTVPDTYPGRPVTLDQLLTHTAGFDSDLVGRNRIGANDVEPLAESLVTRRPPRVRAPGTIAAYDNYGYAIAGQLVADVSGRSFPDYVAEHILKPLGMAGSTFAQPQPAPIAAGLARGYRPGGTSGWTQDEGQYGAWSPTGPGAVSTAADMGRWMTGQLTDDTAANRLMQRVHYRQDPRMPGLGYGFEEWRRGGRTGWFKDGDIPGFHSNLLLVPGHDVGVFVVFNGDGTDGRASWDGKDLINRIVDALVPDEPASDVPDAATDPSLDSYIGSYRPARVSRTSLMAVEGLVARVTVRKDGKNGLHTTGLSLDPAQPEQSWLALGDGLFQERGGSRATLAFAKGGVLVSSAVPSTAYEKLAWRQSPALHRGLLGISTGMLVLAAIAFPTTALVRRLRGRTPHPPAARAARATASVTGLSVIAFTAALAVVVSDSNAMMEMVPLGSPLLSTVTTLGTALVPLALGVVAGAIAAWLRSWWNLTGRILFTVTAAAAVTMASMLLQYHLVGVPFAWLTK